A genomic window from Pannonibacter sp. XCT-53 includes:
- a CDS encoding class II D-tagatose-bisphosphate aldolase non-catalytic subunit, whose amino-acid sequence MDKLTSFLRANRAGSGKAMPSVCSAHEHVLMASLMMAQSHQQTILIEATSNQVNQFGGYTGMEPIDFANYIERVAKAVGADMDLVILGGDHLGPQVWRSEPADVAMRHAADMIRDYVNAGFRKIHLDCSEGCAGEPAQVGDALAAARAAQLAKVCEETAPGQVLYVIGTEVPPPGGARADEHGITPTSPERARATLEAHRQAFAALGLDAAFARVRGLVVQPGLEFGPAHVDHFDRMQPDLLSAALDGYPDLCFEAHSTDYQRKDVYPDLARRHFGILKVGPALTFAWREALYGLSHIDSWLHGKPHISQTMEKLMLANPKPWQGHYPDDRALRHFGYADRIRYYWNDPRARKAINAMLTRLAGTTIPEPLLHAYIPKFTASLAGIMTRRGIPLSKAILLASVKLALEPYMEDRTSWLTAQ is encoded by the coding sequence ATGGACAAACTGACGAGTTTCCTGCGCGCAAACCGCGCGGGATCGGGGAAGGCCATGCCTTCCGTCTGCTCCGCGCATGAACATGTGCTGATGGCATCGCTGATGATGGCGCAAAGCCATCAGCAGACGATCCTGATCGAGGCCACCAGCAACCAGGTGAACCAGTTCGGCGGCTACACGGGCATGGAGCCGATCGACTTTGCGAACTACATCGAGAGGGTTGCCAAGGCGGTCGGAGCGGACATGGATCTGGTGATCCTGGGCGGCGACCATCTGGGCCCGCAGGTCTGGCGGTCCGAGCCGGCGGATGTGGCCATGCGCCATGCGGCGGACATGATCCGCGACTATGTGAACGCCGGGTTCCGCAAGATCCATCTCGACTGTTCGGAAGGCTGTGCCGGCGAACCGGCGCAGGTGGGCGACGCGCTGGCGGCCGCCCGCGCCGCACAGCTGGCGAAGGTCTGCGAGGAGACCGCCCCGGGTCAGGTGCTCTATGTCATCGGGACCGAAGTGCCACCTCCGGGCGGCGCCCGCGCCGACGAGCACGGCATCACGCCGACCTCGCCGGAACGGGCGAGGGCCACGCTGGAGGCGCACCGGCAAGCCTTTGCCGCACTGGGTCTGGACGCCGCCTTTGCCCGTGTGCGCGGGCTGGTCGTGCAGCCCGGACTGGAGTTCGGCCCCGCACATGTCGACCATTTCGACCGGATGCAGCCTGACCTCCTGAGTGCTGCGCTGGACGGCTATCCGGATCTCTGCTTCGAGGCGCATTCGACCGACTACCAGCGCAAAGACGTCTATCCGGATCTCGCCCGCCGTCACTTCGGCATCCTCAAGGTCGGCCCGGCGCTGACCTTTGCCTGGCGCGAGGCACTGTACGGCCTGTCGCATATCGACAGCTGGCTGCACGGCAAGCCGCATATCAGCCAGACCATGGAAAAGCTGATGCTGGCAAACCCGAAGCCGTGGCAAGGGCACTACCCGGATGACCGGGCTCTGCGCCACTTCGGCTATGCTGACCGCATCCGCTATTACTGGAACGACCCGAGGGCGCGGAAGGCGATCAACGCCATGCTCACGCGGCTGGCAGGGACCACCATCCCCGAGCCGCTGCTGCATGCCTACATCCCGAAATTCACGGCGTCCCTGGCCGGGATCATGACCCGGCGCGGCATACCGCTGAGCAAGGCAATCCTGCTGGCGAGCGTGAAGCTGGCGCTGGAGCCCTACATGGAAGACCGCACGAGCTGGCTGACCGCGCAATGA
- a CDS encoding ROK family protein, which produces MICGGIDVGGTKMEAQLFDEGMRLVTSRRSPTRHEDFDAFIAGLAEEARWLIAQSGRADLPIGIGLPGIVDPVSGASTASNIPTSGRDIAAALQASVGRSFVYGNDCASFALSEANGGAGEGFGCVVGLIIGTGVGAGISINGTTPPRHNQLAVEIGHVGVPARTLRRHGLPEWRCGCGRSACFEPYMSGKGIANLARWKLGQEVSAAEIAAHPRGGEVLDIWADVTAEALDTLQLLFDPDCITFGGGVSRLPDLAARLEQALLRLRLGTSRPPALRVARHGDSSGGRGMALIALRAASSPSA; this is translated from the coding sequence ATGATCTGCGGCGGCATCGACGTTGGCGGCACGAAGATGGAGGCGCAGCTCTTCGATGAAGGGATGCGCCTCGTCACAAGCCGCCGCAGCCCGACGCGGCACGAGGATTTCGACGCCTTCATCGCGGGTCTCGCCGAGGAGGCGCGCTGGCTCATCGCCCAGTCCGGCCGCGCCGACCTGCCGATCGGCATCGGCCTGCCCGGCATCGTCGACCCGGTGAGCGGGGCCTCGACGGCCTCGAACATCCCGACCTCGGGCCGCGACATTGCCGCCGCGCTGCAGGCAAGCGTCGGCCGGAGCTTCGTCTATGGCAACGACTGCGCGTCCTTCGCGCTGTCGGAGGCCAATGGCGGTGCCGGCGAGGGCTTCGGCTGCGTGGTCGGGCTGATCATCGGCACCGGCGTCGGCGCGGGGATTTCCATCAACGGGACAACGCCACCACGGCACAACCAGCTGGCCGTCGAGATCGGGCATGTCGGTGTTCCGGCGCGCACGCTCCGACGGCACGGCCTGCCGGAGTGGCGTTGCGGCTGCGGCCGGAGCGCCTGTTTCGAGCCCTACATGTCGGGCAAGGGGATTGCGAACCTTGCCCGCTGGAAACTGGGGCAAGAGGTGAGCGCGGCCGAGATTGCCGCCCATCCGCGCGGCGGCGAGGTGCTCGACATCTGGGCCGACGTGACGGCCGAGGCGCTCGACACGCTGCAGCTGCTGTTCGACCCGGACTGCATCACCTTCGGCGGCGGGGTCTCCCGCCTGCCCGACCTCGCTGCGCGGCTGGAGCAGGCACTGCTGCGGCTGCGCCTCGGCACCAGCCGGCCCCCTGCCCTGCGCGTCGCCCGACATGGCGACAGCTCGGGCGGACGCGGCATGGCGCTCATTGCTCTTCGCGCGGCCTCAAGCCCATCGGCCTGA
- a CDS encoding SIS domain-containing protein, producing MTELSRWHTWREIHAQPDIWRGFAGALADRAREISAWISRRGVDEVWLCGAGTSAFIGQILAAETTDGPRLVAVATTDYVAAPTTIRPTGQRLLVVQFGRSGDSSETVGMLDLMDQLLPEADRLHITCNAGSALATRAAPGPGEQRVLVLPEATHDRAFAMTSSFSTMLLSAAAILGHGSVPQRLDDLATALEGVLTRAAALNQPRPERAIFLGSGALTGTARECALKVLELTAGQTMTQWDSTLGFRHGPKAAITPGSDIYVLLHPDHHTARYDADIAAEIRRQFPDNRVLTIGPAGDISIAGTGVAAVDAVLYVGVAQVLATRWSDSLGLNVDNPFAGGALSRVVSGVKLYALAR from the coding sequence ATGACCGAACTCTCCCGTTGGCACACCTGGCGCGAAATCCACGCGCAGCCGGACATCTGGCGCGGCTTTGCCGGCGCGCTGGCCGACCGGGCCCGCGAGATCTCCGCGTGGATCAGCCGCCGCGGCGTCGACGAGGTCTGGCTGTGCGGCGCGGGAACCTCGGCCTTCATCGGCCAGATCCTCGCCGCAGAAACGACCGATGGCCCGCGCCTGGTGGCGGTGGCCACAACGGACTACGTGGCCGCGCCGACAACGATCCGCCCGACGGGCCAGCGCCTGCTGGTGGTCCAGTTCGGCCGCAGCGGCGACAGCTCGGAAACGGTGGGCATGCTGGACCTCATGGACCAGCTGTTGCCCGAGGCTGACCGGCTGCACATCACCTGCAACGCCGGCAGCGCGCTCGCAACCCGGGCGGCTCCCGGGCCCGGCGAACAGCGCGTGCTGGTGCTGCCCGAGGCAACCCATGACCGTGCCTTTGCCATGACCTCGAGCTTCTCCACCATGCTGCTGTCGGCGGCCGCGATCCTGGGCCACGGGAGCGTTCCGCAGCGCCTCGACGATCTGGCCACTGCGCTGGAAGGCGTCCTGACACGCGCGGCGGCGCTGAACCAGCCCCGGCCGGAACGGGCGATCTTCCTCGGCTCCGGCGCGCTGACCGGTACAGCCCGGGAATGCGCCCTGAAGGTTCTGGAACTCACCGCTGGCCAGACCATGACGCAGTGGGACAGCACGCTCGGCTTCCGGCACGGTCCGAAGGCCGCGATCACGCCGGGCAGCGACATCTACGTGCTGCTGCACCCCGATCACCACACCGCGCGTTATGACGCCGACATCGCCGCCGAGATCCGCCGCCAGTTTCCGGACAACCGGGTGCTGACGATCGGTCCGGCCGGAGACATCAGCATCGCCGGAACAGGCGTCGCGGCTGTCGATGCCGTGCTCTATGTCGGCGTGGCGCAGGTTCTGGCGACCCGCTGGTCGGACAGCCTGGGCCTCAACGTCGACAACCCGTTTGCCGGCGGCGCGCTCAGCCGCGTCGTCTCCGGCGTGAAGCTCTACGCGCTCGCCCGATGA
- a CDS encoding DeoR/GlpR family DNA-binding transcription regulator, translating into MAGPVRDILAEIEAGYGRLTPKLRRIADYVRAEPESFIRLTSREICAALDTSEPTLIRFCKDFGYSGLAEFRIDLALALAGASGGEPRFIEPVVQDRRTINLESKRRIARAAAPLIAGDRAILIDNGSTVELLAALLDKADPLTVMTTDLNVAQTLMGHGRHDVMLTGGRIRPNARSLTGRLVEASLAGMRFDSFIMGATSLDPVNGLSTFREDEAHQTRAMTQVAERVIVLADRSKFMKPSLHRICTWEEIDVLVTDLDPDDPVAATLADLGVQLVFAQDKEAAA; encoded by the coding sequence ATGGCGGGACCAGTGCGGGACATTCTGGCGGAGATCGAGGCAGGCTACGGCCGGCTGACGCCCAAGCTGCGCCGGATCGCCGATTACGTGCGCGCCGAGCCGGAATCCTTCATCCGCCTGACCTCGCGCGAGATCTGCGCCGCGCTCGACACCAGCGAGCCGACGCTGATCCGCTTCTGCAAGGACTTCGGGTACAGCGGGCTGGCGGAGTTCCGCATCGATCTGGCCCTTGCCCTGGCGGGCGCCAGCGGTGGCGAACCCCGCTTCATCGAGCCGGTCGTGCAGGATCGCCGGACGATCAACCTGGAGAGCAAGCGCCGCATTGCCCGCGCTGCCGCGCCGCTGATCGCCGGCGACAGGGCAATCCTCATCGACAACGGCTCGACCGTGGAACTGCTCGCAGCGCTGCTGGACAAGGCGGATCCGCTCACGGTGATGACCACGGACCTGAACGTGGCCCAGACGCTGATGGGGCACGGCCGCCACGACGTGATGCTGACCGGCGGACGCATCCGGCCGAATGCACGCTCGCTGACCGGACGACTGGTGGAAGCCTCGCTCGCCGGGATGCGCTTCGACAGCTTCATCATGGGGGCGACCAGCCTCGACCCCGTCAACGGCCTCTCCACCTTCCGCGAGGACGAGGCGCATCAGACCAGAGCCATGACGCAGGTGGCCGAGCGCGTGATCGTGCTGGCCGACCGCTCGAAATTCATGAAGCCGAGCCTGCACCGGATCTGCACCTGGGAGGAGATCGACGTGCTCGTCACCGATCTCGACCCGGATGATCCGGTGGCAGCGACCCTCGCTGACCTCGGGGTCCAGCTCGTCTTTGCCCAGGACAAGGAAGCCGCAGCATGA
- a CDS encoding Gfo/Idh/MocA family protein encodes MKVAVIGLGARLAKLMADFVSVAPGFEVVAYVDPSADRVGVLTALGMSPKAYADAPSLYAAEELDMIMIGSPNHLHLGHIREALETDVQHIFVEKPVVISKAETLEIARLMAKHDGARRLMVGLVLRYAPLYRALREAQAAGQIGEIMSIEASEHIAPYHGSFFMRDWRRNSELSGGFMLEKCCHDLDLYQGVVGARPMQVASFGGRKKFLPAHRPATDPSYLKVMSPRWNGTTDAFSGEGDLIDYQTAIVSYANGATMAFHTNLNVPDEFRRFCVVGRDGMAEGDFIRNTFRVTASETGDRLTELVELGSGGNAHHYGADVAMARDILAYVRGEETGLPVSVIDALEAGVTALTMDEARREGRVVDLTGFWQDFDAALAGKAA; translated from the coding sequence ATGAAGGTCGCTGTGATCGGGTTGGGGGCGCGCCTGGCGAAGCTGATGGCTGACTTCGTGTCGGTCGCGCCGGGGTTCGAGGTGGTTGCCTATGTGGATCCGAGCGCGGATCGCGTCGGAGTGCTCACGGCGCTGGGCATGTCGCCGAAGGCCTATGCCGATGCGCCGAGCCTCTATGCGGCCGAAGAGCTCGACATGATCATGATCGGCTCGCCCAATCATCTCCACCTCGGCCATATCCGCGAAGCGCTTGAGACTGACGTCCAGCACATCTTTGTCGAGAAGCCGGTGGTGATCAGCAAGGCCGAAACGCTCGAGATCGCCCGGCTGATGGCGAAGCACGACGGGGCCCGCCGGCTCATGGTCGGGCTCGTGCTGCGCTATGCCCCGCTCTACCGGGCGCTGCGCGAGGCGCAGGCCGCCGGGCAGATCGGCGAGATCATGTCGATCGAGGCGTCGGAGCACATCGCCCCCTATCACGGGTCGTTCTTCATGCGCGACTGGCGGCGCAATTCGGAACTGTCCGGCGGCTTCATGCTGGAGAAGTGCTGCCATGACCTCGACCTCTACCAGGGCGTGGTCGGCGCGCGGCCGATGCAGGTTGCAAGCTTCGGTGGGCGCAAGAAGTTCCTGCCGGCCCACCGTCCCGCGACCGACCCGTCCTATCTCAAGGTGATGTCCCCGCGCTGGAACGGCACCACCGATGCCTTTTCCGGCGAGGGGGACCTCATCGACTACCAGACCGCCATCGTCTCCTACGCCAATGGCGCGACCATGGCCTTCCACACCAACCTGAATGTCCCGGACGAGTTCCGCCGTTTCTGCGTCGTCGGGCGCGATGGCATGGCGGAAGGGGATTTCATCCGCAACACCTTCCGCGTGACAGCATCCGAAACCGGCGACCGGCTGACCGAGCTCGTCGAACTCGGCAGCGGCGGCAATGCGCATCACTATGGCGCCGATGTCGCCATGGCGCGCGACATCCTCGCCTATGTGCGCGGGGAAGAGACCGGCCTGCCTGTGTCCGTCATTGACGCGCTGGAGGCCGGTGTCACCGCGCTCACCATGGATGAGGCCCGGCGCGAGGGGCGCGTCGTCGACCTTACCGGCTTCTGGCAGGACTTTGACGCCGCGCTGGCAGGGAAGGCCGCATGA
- a CDS encoding carbohydrate ABC transporter permease, giving the protein MTRRRDAFPYLLLLPALALTVAIVAWPLAETFRLSFTDASMKPVTTYVGLANYTKIFRSGFEDIIGRTLLWASLSVALKILLGLLVAVLLNAAVPGRALFRILVMPPWIVPIAIGVFMWSWMYNGQFGMISGVLQRVGLISEPFEFMAYGTSAFIATIVTDVWIGVPLVSLYFLAAMQGISKELYEAAWVDGAGRFYRFRRVTLPLLLPSIATMALLSAIWTFNSFDIIWILTEGGPRGATTTMIIDTYKTAISRFRYGEGAARAVLILLFLSAFTSVYVYLLLRLTRKGGTHD; this is encoded by the coding sequence ATGACCCGCCGGCGCGACGCCTTCCCCTATCTCCTGCTGCTGCCGGCGCTGGCGCTGACCGTCGCCATCGTCGCCTGGCCGCTGGCGGAGACGTTCCGGCTGTCCTTCACCGATGCCTCGATGAAGCCGGTCACCACCTATGTGGGCCTTGCCAACTACACCAAGATCTTCCGCAGCGGCTTTGAGGACATCATCGGCCGCACCCTCCTGTGGGCGAGCCTGTCGGTGGCGCTGAAGATCCTGCTCGGCCTCCTCGTGGCCGTGCTGCTGAACGCCGCCGTTCCCGGCCGTGCCCTGTTCCGCATCCTGGTGATGCCGCCGTGGATCGTGCCGATCGCCATCGGCGTGTTCATGTGGAGCTGGATGTACAACGGCCAGTTCGGGATGATCTCGGGCGTGCTGCAGCGTGTCGGGCTGATCAGCGAGCCCTTCGAGTTCATGGCCTATGGCACCAGCGCCTTCATCGCCACCATCGTCACGGATGTCTGGATCGGCGTGCCGCTTGTCTCGCTCTATTTCCTGGCTGCCATGCAGGGCATTTCCAAGGAGCTCTACGAGGCCGCCTGGGTGGATGGCGCGGGCCGCTTCTACCGCTTCCGCAGGGTGACGCTGCCGCTGCTCCTGCCGTCGATCGCCACCATGGCGCTGCTGTCGGCGATCTGGACCTTCAACAGCTTCGACATCATCTGGATCCTCACCGAAGGCGGCCCGCGCGGGGCCACCACGACGATGATCATCGACACCTACAAGACCGCGATCAGCCGCTTCCGCTACGGCGAGGGCGCGGCGCGGGCGGTGCTGATCCTCCTGTTCCTGTCGGCCTTCACCTCCGTCTACGTCTACCTGCTGCTGCGCCTGACGCGGAAGGGAGGCACCCATGATTGA
- a CDS encoding carbohydrate ABC transporter permease produces the protein MIDRYRWYELVLIYAGILLVLAFLLAPFLEAFMVSLRPLEMIFRIPYRFFTDDMSFSAYVSMWSSVPDLPLYIFNSFFIAVSVTVLALACIIPAAYAVSRFTFFGRDAILAAFLGINMIGAAVLIIPLYKLMLAAGLLNTYLAMIIPGAAFSVPTGIFLMRSYFLRIPRELEEAAYVDGAGRLYTLWRVILPVSLPGIMVVAITTFIAAYAQQFLFALTFNAVDEYNPLPMGLYQFFGRERVLWNELMAASLTGILPVLLVYLFLQRHIVAGLTSGAVKE, from the coding sequence ATGATTGACCGTTACCGCTGGTACGAGCTGGTCCTCATCTACGCCGGCATTCTCTTGGTCCTGGCCTTCCTGCTGGCGCCGTTCCTGGAAGCCTTCATGGTCAGCCTCAGGCCGCTGGAGATGATCTTCCGCATTCCCTATCGCTTCTTCACCGACGACATGAGCTTCTCGGCCTATGTCTCCATGTGGAGCAGCGTGCCGGACCTGCCGCTCTACATCTTCAACAGCTTCTTCATCGCCGTGTCGGTGACGGTGCTGGCGCTCGCCTGCATCATTCCGGCCGCCTATGCGGTGTCGCGCTTCACCTTCTTCGGCCGCGACGCCATCCTGGCTGCGTTCCTTGGCATCAACATGATCGGCGCCGCCGTGCTGATCATTCCGCTCTACAAGCTGATGCTCGCTGCCGGGCTGCTCAACACCTATCTGGCGATGATCATTCCGGGCGCGGCCTTCTCCGTGCCCACCGGCATCTTCCTCATGCGCAGCTATTTCCTGCGCATCCCGCGCGAGCTGGAGGAAGCGGCCTATGTCGATGGCGCCGGGCGTCTCTACACCCTGTGGCGCGTGATCCTGCCTGTGTCCCTGCCGGGCATCATGGTCGTCGCCATCACCACCTTCATCGCCGCCTATGCGCAGCAGTTCCTGTTCGCCCTGACCTTCAACGCGGTCGACGAATACAACCCGCTGCCCATGGGGCTCTACCAGTTCTTCGGCCGCGAACGCGTGCTGTGGAATGAACTGATGGCGGCGAGCCTGACCGGCATCCTGCCGGTGCTCCTCGTCTATCTGTTCCTGCAAAGACACATCGTGGCCGGGCTGACCTCCGGCGCGGTGAAGGAATGA
- a CDS encoding ABC transporter substrate-binding protein, whose protein sequence is MKLKTLLLAGVLSGIAFAAQAQTTLTFINCGGKDDPTAPVQARHIAEWEKANPNFKVAEEYLPWGQCQERATTLAGAGNAPALAYMGSRTVRMLGAADMIIPVSLSAEEKASYEPSVLATVTFDGKEWGLPRAFSTKALYWNKDLFAKAGLPTDKGPQTFEEVLAAAKAIKEKTGAAGFGIPAASFDNTMHEFLNWLYSNGGSVVDAEGKVTFDSKESVEALEFYGELAKYAQPGPVAYDRAKLEPLFAEGAIAMYTNGGWGRKKAGNVNYGLEMIPAGPSGKKSTLLITDSIVVFKGTGVEDAALSLAKYLTTPERQFEIDVAGGWTPIRNVAGVKDIVAKDPSWSVFIDAIPTGGPEPLMVDYIAMQDAMNEAIQSVVTGDVAAKDAVKKAAEALADLNN, encoded by the coding sequence ATGAAACTCAAGACGCTTCTGCTCGCCGGCGTGCTCTCCGGCATCGCCTTCGCCGCTCAGGCCCAGACCACGCTCACCTTCATCAACTGCGGCGGCAAGGATGATCCGACCGCCCCGGTCCAGGCCAGGCACATTGCCGAATGGGAAAAGGCCAACCCGAACTTCAAGGTCGCCGAGGAATACCTGCCCTGGGGCCAGTGCCAGGAGCGCGCCACCACGCTCGCCGGTGCCGGCAATGCCCCCGCTCTGGCCTACATGGGCTCGCGCACCGTGCGCATGCTGGGCGCGGCCGACATGATCATCCCGGTCAGCCTCTCGGCCGAGGAGAAGGCCTCCTATGAGCCGTCGGTTCTGGCCACCGTCACCTTCGACGGCAAGGAATGGGGCCTGCCGCGCGCCTTCTCCACCAAGGCGCTCTACTGGAACAAGGATCTCTTCGCCAAGGCCGGACTGCCGACCGACAAGGGCCCGCAGACCTTCGAGGAAGTCCTCGCCGCGGCCAAGGCGATCAAGGAAAAGACCGGCGCCGCAGGCTTCGGCATCCCGGCTGCCTCGTTCGACAACACGATGCACGAGTTCCTGAACTGGCTCTATTCCAACGGCGGCAGCGTCGTGGATGCCGAGGGCAAGGTCACCTTCGACAGCAAGGAAAGCGTGGAGGCGCTCGAGTTCTACGGCGAGCTGGCCAAGTACGCCCAGCCGGGGCCGGTTGCCTATGACCGCGCCAAGCTGGAGCCGCTGTTCGCCGAAGGCGCGATCGCCATGTACACCAATGGCGGCTGGGGCCGGAAGAAGGCCGGCAACGTCAATTACGGTCTGGAAATGATCCCGGCCGGCCCGAGCGGCAAGAAGTCGACGCTGCTCATCACCGACAGCATCGTGGTGTTCAAGGGCACCGGCGTCGAGGACGCAGCCCTCAGCCTTGCCAAGTACCTGACGACGCCCGAGCGCCAGTTCGAGATCGACGTGGCCGGTGGCTGGACCCCGATCCGCAATGTCGCCGGCGTGAAGGACATCGTCGCCAAGGATCCGTCGTGGAGCGTGTTCATCGACGCCATCCCGACCGGGGGCCCGGAGCCGCTGATGGTCGACTACATCGCCATGCAGGACGCCATGAACGAAGCGATCCAGTCGGTCGTCACGGGGGATGTTGCCGCCAAGGATGCGGTCAAGAAGGCCGCCGAGGCGCTCGCCGACCTCAACAACTGA
- a CDS encoding sn-glycerol-3-phosphate ABC transporter ATP-binding protein UgpC, whose amino-acid sequence MGQLKLNALVKRFGSAEVIRSASLDIANGEFVVFVGPSGCGKSTLLRMIAGLEDVSGGTIEIDGRVVNDLAPVERGIAMVFQSYALYPHMTVYENIAFPLRVAKAPQAEVDRRVRQAAEVLQLTTRLEHRPGQLSGGQRQRVAIGRAIVREPRLFLFDEPLSNLDAALRAEMRLELSRLHAQLGNTMIYVTHDQVEAMTMADRIVVLQGGVIEQVGTPLELYHKPANRFVAGFIGNPKMNFLPATGIGTCEAGARLRLFNGLELVVPVDGAVAEGESLTLGIRPDDLHPSDVPGLGVVPEVVERLGNVSICYAAADGGTAVTLVAGGLADLARGKPVNIGIDPHHCHVFRADGQALPRRFDITLVRDKPHALA is encoded by the coding sequence GTGGGACAGCTCAAACTCAATGCCCTTGTGAAGCGCTTCGGCTCGGCCGAAGTCATCAGGAGCGCCTCGCTCGATATCGCCAATGGCGAGTTCGTCGTCTTCGTCGGACCGTCCGGCTGCGGCAAGTCCACGTTGCTGCGCATGATCGCCGGCCTCGAGGACGTCAGCGGCGGGACCATCGAGATTGATGGCCGGGTGGTCAATGATCTGGCGCCGGTCGAGCGTGGCATTGCCATGGTGTTCCAGTCCTATGCGCTTTACCCGCACATGACCGTCTACGAGAACATCGCCTTCCCGCTGCGCGTCGCCAAGGCGCCGCAGGCCGAGGTTGATCGCCGGGTCCGTCAGGCGGCCGAGGTGCTGCAGCTGACCACGCGGCTTGAGCATCGTCCGGGCCAGTTGTCCGGCGGTCAGCGCCAGCGCGTCGCCATCGGCCGGGCCATTGTGCGCGAGCCGCGCCTGTTCCTGTTCGACGAACCGCTGTCCAACCTTGACGCGGCCCTGCGCGCCGAAATGCGGCTGGAACTCTCCCGCCTGCATGCCCAGCTCGGCAACACGATGATTTACGTCACCCATGATCAGGTCGAGGCCATGACCATGGCCGACCGCATCGTGGTCCTGCAGGGGGGCGTGATCGAGCAGGTCGGCACCCCGCTCGAACTCTATCACAAGCCGGCCAACCGCTTCGTCGCCGGCTTCATCGGCAATCCGAAGATGAATTTCCTGCCGGCGACCGGCATCGGCACCTGCGAGGCGGGCGCGCGCCTGCGTCTCTTCAACGGGCTGGAGCTGGTCGTTCCGGTGGATGGCGCGGTGGCCGAGGGCGAGAGCCTGACGCTCGGCATCCGTCCGGACGACCTGCATCCCTCGGATGTCCCGGGCCTCGGCGTCGTGCCCGAGGTCGTCGAGCGCCTGGGCAATGTCTCGATCTGCTATGCGGCGGCCGACGGCGGCACGGCTGTCACCCTCGTCGCCGGCGGGCTGGCGGATCTGGCACGCGGCAAGCCGGTCAACATCGGCATCGATCCGCACCACTGCCATGTCTTCCGGGCCGACGGACAGGCGCTGCCGCGCCGGTTCGACATCACGCTGGTGCGCGACAAGCCGCATGCGCTGGCCTGA